The proteins below come from a single Desulfurella sp. genomic window:
- a CDS encoding cation:proton antiporter — protein sequence MLSILFISLVLLFTQIFGKWFQSFGIPQLITYVTLGIVLGPCVFNLIKPNEIIYVFAEIGILFLLYESGLEINLKSGFKTNLKGVFVAIIGSFVPFFIALATAKLLDYNQNESFFLAGSLVATSIGVTLKTFMDLKKQHTSVANIVLVAAVIDDIIGIIMLLLVSNFAQTKTINLEIAFSVILYATILFLMVPFIKILLQNAINVSFDKDASYVSAIIFFAIMAYSFVSYKLVHLNILGAFIIGYSLQKLNLSKTSKQDNLFKKAKLQLKTLQNFFEPFFFVYIGLSFNLSHFSFSTFGGLLISLLIFLTIAILGKMVSGFFIRGFYNKLAIGLSMIPRAEVGLIFATIGKTSGILNNELYALIVIISLLTTLITPFALQLISPKIS from the coding sequence ATGTTATCAATATTATTTATAAGCTTGGTTTTGCTTTTCACCCAAATATTTGGAAAGTGGTTTCAATCTTTTGGCATACCACAGCTAATTACTTATGTGACTTTAGGTATAGTGCTTGGTCCATGTGTTTTTAACCTTATTAAACCAAATGAAATAATTTATGTGTTTGCAGAAATAGGTATATTGTTTTTGCTTTATGAATCTGGTTTAGAAATAAATTTAAAGTCCGGATTTAAAACAAATTTGAAAGGTGTTTTTGTAGCTATTATAGGCTCTTTTGTACCATTTTTTATAGCACTCGCTACTGCTAAACTTTTAGACTACAACCAAAATGAATCATTTTTTTTAGCAGGAAGCTTAGTAGCAACAAGCATAGGCGTTACGCTGAAAACTTTTATGGACTTAAAAAAACAGCATACAAGTGTTGCAAATATCGTTTTAGTTGCAGCTGTTATAGATGACATAATTGGCATTATAATGTTGCTTTTGGTATCAAATTTTGCGCAAACAAAAACTATAAATTTAGAAATCGCGTTTAGTGTCATACTGTATGCTACAATACTTTTTTTAATGGTGCCTTTTATAAAAATTTTATTACAAAATGCAATAAATGTTAGCTTTGATAAAGACGCAAGCTATGTTAGCGCAATAATTTTTTTTGCAATTATGGCATACTCTTTTGTTTCTTATAAACTCGTTCATTTAAATATTTTGGGTGCATTTATTATAGGCTACAGTCTGCAAAAACTTAATTTGTCTAAAACTAGCAAACAGGACAATCTATTCAAAAAAGCAAAATTGCAACTTAAAACACTGCAAAACTTTTTTGAGCCATTTTTTTTTGTATATATAGGTTTATCATTTAATCTAAGTCATTTTAGTTTTTCAACTTTTGGCGGGCTTTTGATTTCTTTGCTTATATTTTTAACAATAGCAATACTAGGTAAGATGGTTAGCGGTTTTTTTATTAGAGGTTTTTATAACAAATTAGCTATAGGTCTTTCAATGATACCAAGAGCAGAAGTTGGTTTAATTTTTGCTACAATTGGAAAAACAAGTGGAATTCTAAATAATGAACTATACGCTTTAATTGTTATAATATCTCTATTAACTACACTTATTACACCATTTGCTTTGCAGCTTATAAGTCCAAAAATTTCTTGA
- a CDS encoding FAD-dependent oxidoreductase: MEATKIVVIGADAAGASAASQAKRRQKDAHVIMLEKTQDVSYGACGMPYIIGLKKDMEEVIALSAKEIREKRNIDLRLNEEAIGIDTKKRVVLVKNNLSNHQYELNYNKLIIATGAKSNLPPINGITNEGVFSLKSLEDGRKLNKYLISENCKKAVLIGGGFINLELADNLKKRGLEVIILEKLDNILLEYTDEIRQKAIEELQNNGVKLICSVDIEKIDSPLKVITNKGTFECDVVNVSTGFKPNTDFLVGSGLNFFSNNAIDVDQKMKTNIEDVFACGDCAAIYHKILKKNTYFPLGTNANKQGRIAGINATGGNEVFEGITGTSVFKLFDLGIAKTGLSLKQAQDAGFEPKITTIVANEKAHYLPNNKEIIVSLISDIKTKQLLGAQICSYDGILRINALSVAIYANLKVSEVKYLDFAYSPPYSAVWDAVLICATQADK, from the coding sequence ATGGAAGCAACAAAGATTGTTGTAATAGGAGCAGATGCAGCTGGTGCAAGCGCTGCAAGTCAGGCAAAAAGAAGACAAAAAGACGCACATGTTATTATGCTTGAAAAAACTCAGGATGTTTCATACGGTGCTTGCGGTATGCCATATATAATAGGCTTAAAAAAAGATATGGAAGAAGTTATAGCTCTAAGCGCGAAAGAAATTAGAGAGAAGCGAAACATAGATTTAAGGCTAAATGAAGAAGCAATTGGTATTGATACAAAAAAACGCGTAGTTTTGGTGAAAAATAATCTCTCAAACCACCAATATGAGCTTAACTATAATAAATTAATTATTGCTACAGGGGCAAAAAGTAACTTGCCACCTATCAATGGAATAACAAACGAAGGCGTTTTTTCCCTAAAATCATTGGAGGATGGAAGAAAACTAAACAAATATCTAATAAGCGAAAATTGTAAAAAAGCAGTTCTTATAGGTGGGGGATTTATCAATTTAGAACTTGCAGACAATTTAAAAAAACGCGGCTTAGAAGTTATAATTTTAGAAAAATTAGATAATATTTTGCTAGAATATACTGATGAAATAAGACAAAAGGCTATTGAAGAATTACAAAACAATGGCGTAAAGCTAATTTGTTCTGTTGATATAGAAAAAATAGATTCACCTCTCAAGGTGATAACAAACAAAGGCACATTTGAGTGTGATGTTGTTAATGTATCAACTGGGTTTAAACCAAATACAGATTTTTTGGTTGGTAGTGGTTTAAACTTCTTCTCAAACAATGCAATAGATGTTGACCAAAAAATGAAAACTAATATTGAAGATGTTTTTGCCTGCGGAGATTGTGCAGCTATTTATCATAAAATATTAAAGAAAAACACCTATTTTCCTCTGGGCACAAATGCAAACAAGCAAGGTCGTATTGCAGGCATAAACGCAACAGGTGGCAATGAGGTCTTTGAAGGTATAACAGGTACTTCTGTGTTTAAATTGTTTGATCTTGGCATAGCAAAAACTGGATTAAGCCTAAAACAAGCACAAGATGCTGGATTTGAACCAAAAATTACAACTATTGTTGCAAATGAAAAAGCACATTATTTACCAAACAATAAGGAAATAATAGTTTCACTTATAAGCGATATAAAAACAAAACAGCTGCTTGGTGCTCAAATTTGTTCTTACGATGGAATTTTAAGGATTAATGCTTTGTCTGTTGCAATATATGCAAATTTAAAAGTTAGCGAAGTTAAGTATTTAGATTTTGCATACTCGCCACCTTACAGTGCGGTTTGGGATGCTGTACTTATTTGTGCAACACAAGCAGATAAATAA
- a CDS encoding ABC transporter permease subunit, whose product MLSLSSINFDVVKKRSLVADFIFILLLLSFLYIILHYAQQATSNINYEANINLSIGSLIKYSLFSLSRALIAFGFSFVFTIVYGYFMYKNKTAEKLLLPILDILQSIPVLGFLPAVVLALIALFPNNNTGLELASIIMIFTGQVWNMVFGFYGTLNSIPQEFNEVASVYKLNWWQKFKWIEFPTTISSLIWNSMMSMAGGWFFLMVCEEFSLGNKNFRLEGLGSYMSVAANQGNYTAMIYGILAMIIIIVMLDQFVWQPLVAWSEKFKIEYSMTSKPKESWFLNLLIDSNILEFVRNLYKKTSMWFEEKFKYLKTNTKIKKDKKIKKNLAANFFANLILIAIVIFIIYTSYKIIFMIKNLPSTTWYTIFKSDSYTLIRVLITILIGSLWTIPLGIYLGLSPKLSKILQPIIQITASFPAPMLFPALIGIFYILKINLSYGSIILMLMGTQWYILFNVIAGALNIPSEMIEMGKIFKLSLLERFSSIYFKAIFPYLVTGWITAAGGAWNASIVAEYVTFKNQTLTTTGIGALISQAANSGQIPLLAASVLTMALTVVFFNKLVWKNLYKISQNYKVR is encoded by the coding sequence ATGCTAAGTTTATCAAGTATAAATTTTGATGTTGTTAAAAAAAGAAGTTTGGTTGCTGATTTTATATTTATTTTATTGCTTTTGAGCTTCTTGTATATAATTTTACACTATGCACAACAGGCTACATCTAATATAAACTATGAAGCAAATATAAATCTCTCTATTGGATCATTAATCAAATACAGTCTTTTTTCTTTATCAAGAGCCCTTATTGCATTTGGTTTTTCGTTTGTTTTTACAATTGTTTATGGGTACTTTATGTATAAAAATAAAACCGCAGAAAAACTGTTGTTACCAATATTAGATATTTTGCAAAGCATACCGGTACTTGGCTTTTTACCTGCTGTAGTTTTAGCTTTAATTGCATTATTTCCAAATAACAATACAGGTCTTGAACTTGCAAGCATAATAATGATTTTTACTGGTCAGGTCTGGAATATGGTTTTTGGTTTCTATGGAACATTAAATAGTATACCTCAAGAATTTAATGAAGTTGCAAGTGTATATAAATTAAACTGGTGGCAAAAGTTTAAATGGATAGAATTTCCCACTACTATTTCATCCCTTATCTGGAATAGCATGATGAGTATGGCAGGCGGTTGGTTCTTTCTTATGGTATGTGAAGAATTTTCACTTGGAAATAAAAATTTTAGATTAGAAGGTTTAGGTTCTTATATGTCTGTTGCTGCAAATCAGGGAAATTATACTGCAATGATATACGGTATTCTAGCGATGATTATAATTATTGTTATGTTGGATCAATTTGTATGGCAACCACTTGTTGCGTGGTCTGAAAAGTTTAAGATCGAATATTCTATGACTTCAAAACCCAAAGAATCGTGGTTTTTAAACCTGCTTATTGATTCAAATATACTTGAGTTTGTTAGAAATTTATACAAAAAAACTTCAATGTGGTTTGAAGAAAAATTTAAATATTTAAAAACAAACACAAAAATAAAAAAAGATAAAAAAATAAAAAAAAATCTTGCTGCTAATTTTTTTGCAAATCTAATCTTAATAGCAATTGTTATTTTTATTATTTACACCAGTTATAAAATCATTTTTATGATAAAAAATCTACCATCTACTACATGGTATACGATTTTTAAATCAGATTCATATACACTGATTCGAGTACTTATTACAATTTTAATAGGTTCTTTATGGACAATACCACTTGGGATATATTTAGGTTTATCTCCAAAACTATCAAAGATCTTACAACCAATTATACAAATTACTGCTAGTTTTCCTGCTCCAATGCTATTTCCTGCTTTGATAGGTATATTTTACATTCTAAAAATAAATTTAAGTTATGGAAGTATTATTTTGATGTTGATGGGCACACAATGGTATATCCTATTTAATGTTATAGCTGGAGCTTTAAATATTCCATCTGAGATGATTGAGATGGGTAAAATTTTTAAGCTATCTTTATTGGAAAGATTTAGCTCAATTTACTTTAAAGCTATTTTTCCTTATCTTGTAACAGGCTGGATAACAGCTGCGGGTGGCGCGTGGAATGCTTCTATTGTAGCTGAATATGTTACATTTAAAAATCAAACTCTAACAACAACCGGTATAGGAGCCCTTATCAGTCAGGCAGCCAACTCAGGACAAATTCCGCTTTTAGCAGCCAGTGTTTTAACAATGGCTCTAACTGTGGTATTTTTTAATAAACTCGTATGGAAAAACCTCTATAAGATCTCGCAAAACTATAAAGTGAGGTGA
- a CDS encoding ComF family protein has translation MLNVSILSNLIGSLKNLIFPSVCIFCQRPIKNGYICNDCMNDMIYKGPRCVKCSKPVNQNTLLCSNCSQKTYYEKGFVLFSYNNKKVASLIKWSKFSGHFYYLNAIKHFKENIDFSIFDDVEALIAVPMHKEDLQKRGYNQSLIIAKILSNLSDISVYYDFIEKTIQTKPQVGLKRHERQSNLKNAFILNPKVERFKKVLIVDDVVTTASTINECAKVLSSLDIKVNFFALASEF, from the coding sequence GTGCTAAATGTAAGCATATTATCGAATCTCATAGGTAGTCTTAAAAATCTTATTTTTCCTTCAGTTTGTATTTTCTGCCAAAGACCAATTAAAAATGGCTATATTTGTAATGATTGTATGAATGATATGATATATAAAGGCCCAAGATGCGTAAAATGCTCAAAACCTGTTAATCAAAATACGCTATTATGTTCAAACTGTTCGCAAAAAACTTATTATGAAAAAGGTTTTGTGCTTTTTTCATACAACAATAAAAAAGTAGCCAGCTTGATAAAGTGGTCCAAATTTAGTGGACATTTTTACTATTTAAATGCTATAAAACATTTTAAAGAAAATATAGATTTTAGTATTTTTGATGATGTTGAAGCATTAATTGCCGTTCCCATGCATAAAGAGGATTTACAAAAAAGAGGCTATAATCAATCTCTAATAATAGCAAAAATATTAAGCAATTTATCAGATATCAGTGTATATTACGATTTTATTGAAAAAACAATACAAACAAAACCCCAGGTAGGTTTAAAAAGGCATGAGCGCCAAAGTAACTTAAAGAATGCTTTTATTTTAAATCCAAAAGTGGAGAGATTTAAAAAGGTATTAATAGTTGATGATGTTGTAACAACAGCATCAACTATTAACGAGTGCGCTAAAGTTTTATCAAGTCTTGATATAAAGGTAAACTTTTTTGCATTGGCTTCAGAGTTTTAA
- a CDS encoding TraR/DksA C4-type zinc finger protein, translating to MDEKTLTELKDRLLYLKREIQQRIKDNNDRVRSLESGDEGDFSNSISYKDLTYNLIEKDRAQLIEIEEALYRMENNTYGICERCKEPIEIERLKAKPTAKYCAKCKHIIESHR from the coding sequence ATGGACGAAAAAACCTTAACTGAACTTAAAGATAGGCTATTATACTTAAAAAGAGAAATCCAACAAAGAATAAAAGACAACAATGATCGCGTAAGAAGTTTAGAAAGTGGTGATGAAGGTGATTTTTCAAATAGTATTTCTTACAAAGACCTTACTTATAATTTGATAGAAAAAGACAGAGCTCAATTAATTGAAATAGAAGAAGCGCTTTATCGAATGGAAAACAATACATACGGTATATGCGAAAGATGTAAAGAGCCTATAGAAATTGAAAGATTAAAAGCAAAACCTACAGCAAAATACTGTGCTAAATGTAAGCATATTATCGAATCTCATAGGTAG
- a CDS encoding NADP-dependent malic enzyme, producing the protein MQDKTLKQEALDYHSLEKPGKIEVRYTKPFNSQKDLSLAYTPGVAEVCMQIKENPQDAYKYTTKSNLVAVVTNGTAVLGLGDIGALAGKPVMEGKGNLFKKFADIDVFDIELNEKDPDKIIEIVAAMEPTFGGINLEDIKAPECFYIEDELKKKMNIPVFHDDQHGTAVVSGAALLNALEISQKEIQNIRVVISGAGAAGIACAKFYVSLGVKRENIIMIDSKGVIYKGRTEGMNPYKEMFATTLSVRTLKEALEGADVFFGLSQPNLLTKEMVKSMNDHPIIFAMANPTPEITYEEAKEANPNAIVGTGRSDYPNQINNVLVFPFIFRGALDTMATAINEEMKIAAAKALANLAKMDVPEGVLKAYGLSNLKFGPDYIIPKPFDPRALIYVSSAVAQAAIDSKVARIEHFNTQEYKKTLELKLDKTRSITRYIYEKAKENPKRVVFTETTNPNILRAVQNALEEGIFKPVFVGSRGRTKEFVVDKVKELGLNPKILDKIEFIDPMQSPKRQHYIERLLEIRQRKGITKEEAGYIINHRPNVFATMMVREGDADALLIGETYNYPTVIRPILQVTEKSPNVPVAGVYVMVIKNRIYLFADTTVNINPNSQTLAYIAIETAKFYTDLTNAQAVVAMLSFSNFGSNDQEEAVKVKKAVEIAKSINPDLLIEGEMQATIASDVALRDEFYPFNTIKGKEANVFIFPNLDAGNISYKLMYKLGGAYPIGPILLGLKKSIHVLEMGSPVRTIEDMIALAVFDAQRKERQNGNGNS; encoded by the coding sequence ATGCAAGACAAAACCCTAAAGCAAGAAGCACTAGATTACCATAGCCTGGAAAAACCGGGTAAGATAGAAGTAAGGTACACAAAGCCATTTAACAGTCAAAAGGATCTATCACTTGCCTACACACCAGGTGTTGCAGAAGTATGCATGCAGATAAAAGAAAATCCGCAGGATGCATACAAATACACCACAAAATCAAACCTTGTAGCTGTTGTAACAAATGGCACAGCTGTACTTGGCCTTGGCGATATTGGAGCGCTAGCTGGAAAGCCAGTAATGGAAGGAAAGGGTAATTTGTTTAAGAAGTTTGCAGATATAGACGTATTTGATATAGAGCTAAATGAAAAAGACCCGGACAAGATCATAGAAATTGTAGCTGCCATGGAGCCAACATTTGGCGGTATTAACCTTGAAGACATAAAAGCCCCAGAATGCTTTTACATAGAAGATGAACTTAAAAAGAAAATGAACATACCGGTATTCCACGATGACCAGCACGGTACAGCTGTGGTCTCTGGCGCAGCACTCCTTAATGCTTTAGAAATAAGCCAAAAAGAAATACAAAACATAAGGGTAGTAATAAGTGGCGCAGGAGCAGCGGGCATTGCCTGCGCCAAGTTTTATGTAAGCCTTGGTGTAAAAAGGGAAAATATCATAATGATAGACTCAAAAGGTGTAATATACAAAGGCAGAACCGAAGGGATGAACCCATACAAAGAAATGTTTGCAACTACTCTATCTGTTAGAACGCTAAAGGAAGCCCTGGAAGGTGCTGATGTATTCTTTGGCTTATCCCAGCCAAATCTACTTACAAAAGAAATGGTAAAATCCATGAATGATCACCCTATAATATTTGCCATGGCAAACCCAACGCCTGAGATTACATACGAAGAAGCAAAAGAAGCAAACCCAAATGCTATAGTAGGAACAGGTAGAAGTGACTACCCAAACCAGATAAACAATGTACTTGTATTTCCCTTCATATTCAGAGGCGCACTGGATACCATGGCTACTGCTATAAATGAAGAAATGAAGATAGCAGCTGCAAAAGCTCTAGCAAACCTAGCTAAAATGGATGTGCCAGAAGGTGTACTTAAAGCCTACGGCTTATCAAACTTAAAGTTTGGTCCAGACTACATCATACCAAAGCCATTTGACCCAAGGGCTTTAATATACGTATCAAGCGCCGTTGCGCAGGCTGCAATTGACTCTAAGGTAGCAAGGATAGAACACTTCAATACACAGGAGTATAAGAAAACTCTTGAGCTAAAGCTTGACAAGACAAGATCAATAACACGCTACATATACGAAAAAGCCAAAGAAAACCCAAAAAGAGTGGTATTCACAGAAACTACAAACCCAAATATCCTAAGAGCTGTTCAAAATGCATTAGAAGAAGGTATATTCAAACCTGTGTTTGTAGGTTCAAGGGGAAGAACCAAAGAGTTTGTTGTAGACAAGGTAAAAGAACTGGGGTTAAATCCAAAAATTCTGGACAAGATAGAGTTCATAGACCCGATGCAATCACCAAAAAGACAGCACTATATAGAAAGGCTGCTTGAGATAAGGCAAAGAAAAGGCATAACAAAAGAAGAGGCAGGCTACATTATAAACCATAGGCCCAATGTATTTGCTACTATGATGGTAAGGGAAGGTGATGCTGATGCATTGCTTATCGGGGAAACCTACAACTACCCAACAGTTATAAGACCCATCTTGCAGGTTACAGAAAAATCTCCCAATGTACCTGTTGCAGGTGTATATGTAATGGTCATTAAAAACCGTATATACTTATTTGCAGACACCACAGTAAACATAAATCCAAATTCTCAGACTCTTGCCTACATAGCTATAGAAACAGCCAAATTCTATACAGACCTGACAAACGCACAGGCTGTTGTTGCAATGTTATCGTTTTCAAACTTCGGCAGCAATGACCAAGAAGAGGCAGTAAAGGTAAAAAAAGCAGTAGAGATAGCAAAATCAATAAACCCGGATTTACTAATAGAAGGAGAAATGCAGGCAACCATTGCAAGCGATGTAGCCTTAAGGGATGAATTCTACCCATTTAACACAATAAAAGGCAAAGAAGCTAATGTATTTATCTTTCCAAACTTAGATGCAGGAAACATCTCCTATAAGCTCATGTACAAGCTAGGTGGTGCATACCCTATAGGACCAATACTGCTTGGTCTTAAAAAAAGTATACATGTCCTTGAGATGGGCTCACCTGTTAGAACCATAGAAGACATGATAGCTTTAGCTGTATTTGATGCTCAAAGGAAAGAAAGACAAAACGGCAATGGTAATTCTTAA
- the dtd gene encoding D-aminoacyl-tRNA deacylase produces MKCLLQRVSYAKLYIDSTLYSQISNGLLALVCFCKNDNKLNIDLMVKKIINLRIFEDCDKKFNLSLKDINGSIMLVSQFTLAADTKKGNRPSFFDAMEPQNASQLYNEMIEEFKKNNINTQTGIFGASMKIELLNDGPVTIMLEN; encoded by the coding sequence ATGAAGTGTTTATTGCAACGCGTTAGTTACGCAAAACTTTATATTGATAGTACACTGTATTCTCAAATAAGCAATGGTTTACTTGCGCTTGTATGTTTTTGTAAAAACGATAATAAACTAAATATTGATTTAATGGTAAAAAAAATTATCAATTTGAGAATTTTTGAAGATTGTGATAAAAAATTTAATTTATCATTAAAAGATATTAATGGCTCTATAATGCTTGTAAGTCAATTTACACTTGCTGCAGATACAAAAAAAGGCAACAGACCATCCTTTTTTGATGCAATGGAACCACAAAACGCTTCCCAGCTTTACAATGAAATGATAGAGGAATTCAAAAAAAATAATATAAATACTCAAACTGGTATTTTTGGTGCTTCAATGAAAATTGAACTTCTAAATGATGGACCTGTTACAATAATGCTTGAAAATTAA
- a CDS encoding biotin/lipoyl-containing protein, translating into MSYVVKMDDIEYKVKVKELEANKFEVHIDDKSYVVDARLTEGSVYSLLINNESFEADVDYKGENNYNVLTEGDLFKINVIDEMKAKLIQRRGGTAAEGKQIIKSEMPGRVISVKVAVGDTVKEGDILLILEAMKMQNEIKAPKNGEVKELFVKEGENIAADSKLVVIE; encoded by the coding sequence ATGTCCTATGTAGTAAAAATGGATGATATTGAGTATAAGGTAAAAGTTAAAGAACTTGAAGCTAACAAATTTGAAGTTCATATAGACGATAAATCATACGTTGTAGATGCAAGACTAACAGAAGGTAGTGTGTATTCTTTGCTTATTAACAATGAATCTTTTGAAGCTGATGTGGATTATAAAGGTGAAAATAACTACAATGTATTAACTGAAGGCGATTTGTTTAAAATTAATGTTATAGATGAAATGAAGGCAAAATTAATTCAACGAAGAGGTGGAACAGCTGCAGAAGGTAAACAGATAATAAAGTCAGAAATGCCAGGAAGAGTAATAAGTGTAAAAGTAGCTGTTGGCGATACCGTTAAAGAAGGCGATATACTGCTAATTTTAGAAGCAATGAAAATGCAAAATGAAATTAAAGCACCAAAAAATGGAGAAGTGAAAGAGCTTTTTGTTAAAGAAGGAGAAAATATTGCTGCGGATTCAAAATTGGTGGTTATAGAATAA
- a CDS encoding ATP-binding cassette domain-containing protein, producing the protein MDIICSIKNVSQSFSLSTKKSLEVLKNISFDIFENEVVSILGPSGSGKSTLLRMICGILKPSSGSVFYKGKPVIDINPNVSMVFQNFALLPWLNVEENIKLALKPLNLDKNEVEKYTNMVIKITGLAGFEEAYPKELSGGMQQRVGVARALAVQPELLLMDEPFSHVDTLVAESLRSELIDIWQSTQNPKSILIVSHDIKEVVYLSDRIIVLGDKPTQIKTVLENKLPRPRDYRSIDFLNMVDYIHDIITASDLPDIPEAIETQRKENVFEALPEASPGEIVGLLEFLDSHGGYDDIFHIAVELNREFGDIIKITKAAELLDFVDTPRRSIVFTTIGRKFIESDIEQRKQIWKKEILDLRLVRHLVDIVKNSDNEFLYKEDIINEISNKLPQEDPEKIFKTFISWTRFADLLAYDSETEEVSLQ; encoded by the coding sequence ATGGATATAATTTGCAGTATAAAAAATGTCTCACAAAGTTTTAGCCTATCCACAAAAAAATCATTAGAAGTGCTTAAAAACATAAGCTTTGACATATTTGAAAATGAAGTGGTATCAATTTTGGGACCATCTGGTTCTGGAAAATCTACGCTTTTACGTATGATTTGTGGCATATTAAAACCATCTTCAGGTAGCGTCTTCTATAAAGGAAAACCTGTTATTGATATAAACCCAAACGTTTCAATGGTTTTTCAAAATTTTGCCTTATTGCCATGGCTTAATGTTGAAGAAAATATAAAATTAGCCTTAAAACCACTTAATCTTGATAAAAATGAAGTAGAAAAATATACAAACATGGTAATAAAAATAACAGGTCTTGCTGGTTTTGAAGAAGCATATCCAAAAGAGCTTTCAGGTGGTATGCAACAGCGCGTAGGTGTGGCAAGGGCTCTGGCTGTACAGCCTGAATTGCTTTTAATGGACGAACCTTTTAGTCATGTTGATACACTTGTTGCTGAATCATTAAGATCTGAGTTAATCGATATCTGGCAATCAACCCAAAATCCCAAATCAATACTCATTGTAAGTCATGATATCAAAGAAGTTGTTTATTTAAGCGATAGAATAATAGTTCTTGGCGATAAACCAACACAAATTAAAACCGTATTGGAAAACAAACTTCCCAGGCCAAGGGATTACAGGAGTATTGATTTTTTAAATATGGTTGATTACATCCATGATATTATTACAGCAAGCGATTTACCTGATATACCAGAAGCCATAGAAACACAAAGAAAAGAAAATGTTTTTGAGGCATTACCAGAGGCCTCACCTGGAGAAATCGTCGGATTGCTGGAATTTTTGGACTCACATGGAGGCTATGATGACATATTCCATATAGCGGTAGAACTCAATAGAGAATTTGGAGATATAATTAAAATTACAAAAGCTGCAGAATTGCTGGATTTTGTTGATACACCAAGACGAAGCATTGTTTTTACAACAATCGGAAGAAAATTTATTGAATCAGATATAGAACAACGCAAACAAATCTGGAAAAAAGAAATTCTAGATTTAAGACTTGTAAGACACCTTGTTGATATTGTTAAAAATTCAGATAATGAATTTTTATATAAAGAAGATATAATAAACGAAATAAGCAATAAACTACCTCAAGAAGATCCAGAAAAAATATTTAAAACATTTATAAGTTGGACAAGGTTTGCAGATTTACTAGCCTATGATAGTGAAACAGAAGAGGTAAGCTTGCAGTAA